Part of the Cydia pomonella isolate Wapato2018A chromosome 20, ilCydPomo1, whole genome shotgun sequence genome is shown below.
ataggtcaATCAACAATGTTTATTATTACGTTATCGAAGGTTATAATCACATTGATGAATGAAGGTGAACCTGTTAATAACGTGACCGGTTATCACTAACCTTTTTCGTCTAATTGCAGTTGTGTTTTTACGTATTCCGTTGGGAATGTAATACAAATTTCAATGCCACCAGTAATGCCGCCGGCAACGACTCCTTTCATTCCCACTGATCCTGAGCCCCCAGCTGCAGCCGCTGCGCCACTTTCCGACATCCATGGTCTTTGGAATGGATTCTTAAAAGTTCCGGTCCTGTTAGACATGGTTCTAACTGAAAACACTTCAATCGGTTCTCACAACGGCTGCTACACCCTCCCCATACAACAGCTTAACACTGActgctgttttttttaatttcatttattcgaTTGCTTTTATACCACTTCATTCATTAATGAACGAGAACGAATGATTTGCCGGACTTTTTTTAGTATGGTATCCCCATGATGGATAGTTTTAGGCATCGTTAAAACTATCAATTTCGATCCCAAATGACAACCAAAAACCGATAATTGCTGTTCAACGTTCATCCCTAGACGTTTGacggctttaaaaaaaaatagacgcCGCCATTTTGACAGATTCTTCCGAGTTCCTGTTCGATTTTGATATAGAGACATGTTTAGCTTTATTCGTTGGAATTAGTGTTATTTAGTATCTTACTGAGCtggaataaattaaacaaactcCAACATGGCTTTACGAACGTACGGCGATAAGCCGATTAGTTTCCAGATTGAGGAAGGAGGAGAATTTTACTGTGTTGGCTCAGAGGTGATTATTTGGTTATTctcttattgtttatttatattgcaaatatttaaatatttttttttgtatgactatattttgtgaaatttttagtaagtattaaatttgatctatgaattatattcattagtattatatatggaataatatttacaacatcaataaattgctctgataattagattaagataattatatgtaatactgtcttactattcataagtgcttgttgctaggcctacatgaataaagtatatttgaattgaattgaattgaataaattatatttaaaaagcttACTCGCATACCAAAACATAATCTATATATTTGGTTTATTGCCTGCATAGTAGTAAGGTGTATTTTGTGTTTAGGTCGGCAATTACCTGCGGTTGTTCCGTGGGTCTTTATATAAAAAGTACCCTGGTATGGTCAGGCGGACCCTGACCAATGAAGAAAGAAAGCGTCTGGTAGACAATGGGCTAGGCCAGCATGTTCTATCAAGTTCTGTGTCACTGCTGAAAGCATCGGAAGTAGAAGATATTATAGAGGGAAATGATGATAAGTAAGTTATAAAGAGTTCTTGTGGATAGGGATCTGTtcatttgttaataataataaataataatacagtaTTTGCACCCACTaccatattaaaagtaaattggTCACTCCTGAGGCTGAGGTTTCTGTAATATAAAATTCAGGTTTTTGTGCCTAAAGTGGTTGTTAAATTGTACATTTGGTATATGTATCATAATGATTTAGTCTTAGATTCATTTGTTTCAAAAGAAATGTACAATATAAACTTGCTCACAAGCCGGATTAACACAACACTACTTGGTATGTGGTTGGGAGAAAAGTTATGTGCAAGCCCTCATTTTCAGTTACTTAAGGTTTTAAACTTTTCAATTAAAAGATGTTTCTTGTGACATGTTGACATTATGTcggtaaacaagcatacagcccgcctgatggtaagcagtctccgtagcctatttatgcctgcaactccagagtaacatgcgcattgccgactcCAACACTGTACCcccattgagctctggcaaccttactcaccaatACACACATGAGACATGATTGCAGTGATTTGATTTACTGTGAATGATGGATGGTAAGCTGGTGGAAGCAGTAGCTCAATAACTGGCAATCCAAAGAGAGAGTTGATCATggttaaatttatcaatttatagcaataataatgatataattatatgttgaATTTATTCTCTTGGATGTGAGTGTGAACAGGCACTATTAAAAAGTAGACTTGTTAGAGCTAAAGTGCTGATGATAAGTCTTTATTGGCAGATACAAAGCAGTGTCAGTTAGTCAGGAGCTAGCAACACCTCGGGAAAGTAAGAGTAAAAAGCCACATAATCCATCATGGATGCCTGTGATGCCAAACTCCTCACACTTGGATGCGGTGCCTCAAGCCACTCAGATTAGCAGGACCAGGGTTCACAACAagaaggtaaaataatattatttacagtacatatggggctactttatagcactagtgcgagaagtagcatattacgttactgtgtcgaacatttaaagtgccatatgtactgtaaaacgttgtacgatacatgtgcgaataggtaattcgcaactcgtgtcgatttaaaacactcccttcggtcgtgttttaatttatcgccactcgtttcgaatttcctatttttcgcacttgtatcgtaatgtactattttcaagCTTTCAAAAGTAGACAGGAAAAATCTAAAGGATTTTCTTATTCTATTAAACTGTGTGAggtgagtattgtattgtaaaagtgtattcttgatcatattttgaaactaaaatgtcaaaaataatcatAAGTACATTGTAGTATGTTGTAATTAGCCtaaattgaaaaagaaaaaagatgTATAAAATATCCGGTGTTATCTGATGTCTTCCCATTTGAGCCCGCCCCATGTAACCGCCACCATACATCAGGTGGGACAACTAATAATGATTTATATGAATTCAAAATGCACCTATTCCCATCTTTGCTTGATGGGGACATGGGAATACACCAAATTCCCTTGCTTTGATGAAAAATCTTACTTCTCACCGATAATCAGTTGTCcaaaggactatgcgtcaaaatggtgcaaaaaccaacagagttgagaatcaggtcattagataggtatttctatgtattgtatttcgttctatgggcaccaagcggaaacCCATTGCTGAattgagatatttgtattttagtcaaaatgtcatgaTCCTTATtgcctaggcaatagagtccaccgCTGGCGATCGCGGCGAATGGTTTGCAGCGCAGCgcattgcctaggtaataagggtgatgacattttgactaaaataataatatctcagttctgcaatggactTTTgtttggtgcccatagaacgtaATGCAGTACATAGAAATTAGAATTTATATAAGCCTTATTTTAGCTTACTGAGGGACTTAGTTGTGTGAGATTGTcctatatgatatttatttatttatatctgttTATGCCCCAGGTGCGCACATTTCCCCTGTGCTTTGATGACACAGACATGACGGCGATGCTGGAGAATGCCTCGCAGAAGCAGATCCTCGTCCCCATCCGCCTCGACATGGAGATTGAAGGCCAGAAGCTCAGGGACACTTTCACTTGGAATAAGAATGGTGTGTATAGCTTATCAGCCTGTGGATATCTCTTGACATCAAAGTCTCAACACTCAGTATTGCTGATTGATACATTGTAAGGATTTATTCCATTTACGTTGTACATAATTTACACACAATAAGTATTAATCTGTTTAAGATATGGTTGCACCAGTCACAATCAATGGTTTTTGGTAAGAGAGTTGGACCACTCTACAGTTTTTATGCCAAGTGCTATGTCAAGTATGGAGTTTACAGGGATATGTATCTCAActctaaaaaaactaaaacttattATGATTACAGTGATCTGGTGCAACCGCTCTCTTTTCTCGTTTTTATACATTGTATACATAGTAATGCTTCATTAGGTAAAAGCCTTGAATTTGAAAACTACTTTATGAAAAAACATGAAGGCTTTGCACAGAAATAGTGTGCATAATTAACAAAAACCTTCTATTCTAGAATCAATAATAACCCCAGAGCAATTTGCGGAAGTCCTCTGCGACGACCTGGAACTGAACCCGAGCACGTTCGTGCCGGCCGTGGCGTCGTCCATCCGACAGCAGATCGACGCCTTCCCGAGCGAGCCCCCGGCCATATTGGAGGAGCAGAGCGACCAGCGGGTTGTCATCAAGCTGAACATACATGTTGGGAATACTTCGCTTGTTGATCAGGTTAGTGAACACTCGTTTTGATTTTCTATTCTATAGCgtaatattgtaatataataatataaattcctTGTTAGTGTGTTGGTGTCCGCTTTAAACTTATGAAATAAACCAGGTAAAATGACATCCGAAATCTGAAAGACCATGAGCAAGCCACAGCTGGAATGACAAAGGAGAATTTTCTAGTACATTTTGTAGTTAAAGAAGGCTCTATTCAATAGGAATTTGCCATGATCCTTAAGTTGTTCTAAAACTGTTGCTAAAAGCGTCGTAAGTTTTCGCGCTCATAGCACCAAGAAGGTTGACAAACCTGCGGCGTTTCGCCGACGACATTATCTTTTTCTCCCACACTGCACCCCATCTTGAGAAAATGCTACAAGACCTTAGCATGGTAAGTCTTGAAGTCGGACTCGAAATGACCaggacaaaaacccagttaatgACCAATGGTGCGAAACGTGGGATCACGGTAGATGGGCAGGATATACAACGTAATGTTGACGAATACACTTATCTGGGCCAGATAGCATCCTTCGATAACAGGCAGTCCAAGGAAATCGATCGACGCATCGAAAACGCCTGAAAGAGCTTCTGGTCCATGAAGgcgttaacacattcactgataggaacccacctggtgggcgctcgtgaactttttccagatgccggacaacccgctgggcgtgTTGTTTTGTACACAGCTATATATCACCACCgcatagaccaccggtttctggggtagtgcgccgttttttgtctggtagtgaatgtgttaatgaaGGGCAACGTTCCACTAGcactaaaatattaacttttcgACATGTGTATCCTGCCTATCTTAACCTACGGCGCCCAAACTTGGTCACTAACAGAAGCTCAAAAGTCCCGACTCaagatttgccagcgagcaatggaTCGCAGCATACTCGGAGTCCGTAGAATCGATCGGATAAGGAACAGAGCTGCGCTCCAAAACTGGTATCGCAGATGTGGGTGTGAAGGCCGCCAATCTGAAATAGGATTGGGCGGGAGACATCTTTAGGATGCACCCGGACCAAAATAGCGACCGAATGCAGAGAGAGAGgcaggccaaaaacgagatggcgagacgacctggactcattttgTGGCGACTGGCGGAAGCATGCaaaaagccgtgacgagtggcggaagacAGGGGAGGGACACAGtgtaggctaataaaaaaaacaccaagaaggcttaagaggaattcctagttgctattttccatacaaatgctCTTGACTGTTGCCTCCCTGGATTATTAACCTAGattaatgattttttcaaataagatcaatatcatcaataagTATGCTGCtatattttgcttttttggattattttattttgaagaaactcaCAGCGTCTCGAAAATTGCAAAAAcagctcaattgaattggctgaaaaaaaaggcgcagtatacaaatatgacaaaaaatatccaaaaaatcaaaacatagtgCATAGATTATTTATTCTTTTTGCAGTTTCCAACATTTCGTAATGATTGGTGGCCTTTTGGAGgtggaaacagtcgagagcgaaacctcggtttttgtagttttttgcTTGGGAaatttagtccgagctgcagttgtccttatcgcacgcacgcacgcccgccaaccgcagcgcgacagaaacatagcttcaaaaattggaGATTTGAAAATTGCTCAGCTCGGAATTGCTTTTAAGGTATACTGTCAAAGTATCCCTCAATCCCACATgcaaataaaattcatatttacAGTAGCCTAAGCAACCAAAAATAATCTTCTCAAGTTTTTGTTCAATAATAAATGCGTGATTAGATTTTTGATCTGGGGAATTCAATTTGGTCCACTAGAACTTCAGATTATGATTGATATTTGTTTTTTCCTGTATTTTTCCCAGGTGGAGTGGGACATGTCGGAGAAAGAGAACAACCCGGAAGCGTTCGCGACTAAGCTCTGCGCCGAACTAGGGCTAGGCGGGGAGTTTGTGACAGGCATCGCTTACTCTGTCCGCGGGCAGCTCGGCTGGCATCAGCGGACCTTCGCCTTCAGCGAGGCACCTCTTCCTGTCGTTGAGGTAATACAGGCTCCTCATGTGTCGCTTAATGTGCTTTTATACTGAAAAGAAAACAACACTAAATTATCTGTGCAGttactttgtcagtagaaaatggcgcgaaattcaaattatcTATGAATAATAAttcttcgcgcctacatttttaaaagtgTGTGCCAGAGAATAAATACGAAGATGAAACACGTAGAAAattccatcatcatcatcatctcagttATTGGTAAAACAATTGTAGCCTCAGAGTTTGAGTCTCATTTATTTTTTCACTATGATCGTTGTGTGGAGGTGTCCCACTTTAAACATCAAGATTTTCGTAAATAACAATGGCGCATCTTCGGCCGAAAGCTCCAAACGCCGCAAATGTGCCGCCCTACGAAGCGGCTACATGTTTGCGACGTTTGTCGTAGACACTTTAGGGCCATGgggccaagtgcgcgtcggctgTATAAAGATTTGTCGGTGCGCCTAATAGAGGCTTCTGacgaccagagggctggccaataTTTCGTACAGCGTAAAACTATCGCCATTTAGCGATAAAATACGGCCAACTTTAAAGGCCTCTGGGCGGCTGTTGGGGTCAAATTTTCTATCTATTGGTTTTTGTACTCAATTTTAGTAtgtttagttttctttttttaacctGTAATTTGGTGCCAGACGCCGTACCGCCAGCCGTCGGAGGCGGAGGCCTGGGCGCCGTTCCTGGAGACGCTGACGGACGCGGAGATGGAGAAGAAGATCCGCGACCAGGACCGCAACACGCGCCGCATGCGCCGCCTCGCCAACACCACGCCCGGTTGGTAacatgcacacacacacacatcattatattatatagttaGAGGCTCTGTCCTGATTCGTCTATAGGCTAAGAGCGGTTTCACATTGTTTTATCTCATATCGGATGGCAGAAAATACGCCTTTTCtattcaattattaatttttagtgCATACGAAGCCGTATATGGTAGTTGTAATATTCAAGTATTTAATGATAGTTGAATATTACACATTAGTTGAATGTTATTAATTTGACTAATTGAAGTATCAATTGGGTGTTTCCTATCAGGgactgtcatcttggctaggcctaCTGATTCGGTACAACTCAACTTGGGGAGTTTTCGGGCTTATaccctatttttttaatgaaaaaaaattgatccacactttatttgtgtttaatttgtCTAGATTCAATAAATGACAAATTTGTTAACAATGTGTTTATCACAACAAAATATTATGAAGCATTGCCTTTAATTCGCTCaatattgttcttttatttatgcataatttatttttgtttaattatgttaaaaaaaggCATTTATTTGGCAGCGGTAAATTATGCACATTTAGCAATGTAGTTATTATTAACGTGATACTTTTTACTGTCCTttagatatatatttacaaaaaaaattcaatagtTTGATCATCTTTAATAACTACTGTTTTATAAAAACTCCCATATTTTATATCTCTGTTTTCCTAAGTCGTACttattgaatttttaaaatattattgactACAGTATTTATTGTGTTTGTGTAATACATTTACGATCTTTACAATATTTTTCGTTATGATAGGTACTTAATGAACGTTAATAGGTATTAAGGTGGGGGTTTTGGGTATttatgattaatttattttagtattatacAATTTCTGATTTAACACTTAATATCGTCGTTGCGCTTACCAAATCTGATATGTGCgcgattttaattaaatgaattaatacCTTATGTGTTTTATTGCTAGGTGACTATTTGGCGCTaaagtacggtcacgtctaaaaatatcgatacgaaaaaaagtgccaaaagatgtatacacgacttaattgctcatatattaaggtagtgtatacatatttttggcacatttttcgtatcgatattttcagacgtgactgtacatactgtactgtactgtatgTGTACtgtaatgtataattgttggtgcaataaagaatatttacttacttacttacttacatatcaGCTTT
Proteins encoded:
- the LOC133529015 gene encoding SWI/SNF-related matrix-associated actin-dependent regulator of chromatin subfamily B member 1-A isoform X1 → MALRTYGDKPISFQIEEGGEFYCVGSEVGNYLRLFRGSLYKKYPGMVRRTLTNEERKRLVDNGLGQHVLSSSVSLLKASEVEDIIEGNDDKYKAVSVSQELATPRESKSKKPHNPSWMPVMPNSSHLDAVPQATQISRTRVHNKKVRTFPLCFDDTDMTAMLENASQKQILVPIRLDMEIEGQKLRDTFTWNKNESIITPEQFAEVLCDDLELNPSTFVPAVASSIRQQIDAFPSEPPAILEEQSDQRVVIKLNIHVGNTSLVDQVEWDMSEKENNPEAFATKLCAELGLGGEFVTGIAYSVRGQLGWHQRTFAFSEAPLPVVETPYRQPSEAEAWAPFLETLTDAEMEKKIRDQDRNTRRMRRLANTTPDVSLGRAVNRLIRADEALFQSTPEKRRKKI
- the LOC133529015 gene encoding SWI/SNF-related matrix-associated actin-dependent regulator of chromatin subfamily B member 1-A isoform X2 is translated as MALRTYGDKPISFQIEEGGEFYCVGSEVGNYLRLFRGSLYKKYPGMVRRTLTNEERKRLVDNGLGQHVLSSSVSLLKASEVEDIIEGNDDKYKAVSVSQELATPRESKSKKPHNPSWMPVMPNSSHLDAVPQATQISRTRVHNKKVRTFPLCFDDTDMTAMLENASQKQILVPIRLDMEIEGQKLRDTFTWNKNESIITPEQFAEVLCDDLELNPSTFVPAVASSIRQQIDAFPSEPPAILEEQSDQRVVIKLNIHVGNTSLVDQVEWDMSEKENNPEAFATKLCAELGLGGEFVTGIAYSVRGQLGWHQRTFAFSEAPLPVVETPYRQPSEAEAWAPFLETLTDAEMEKKIRDQDRNTRRMRRLANTTPGW